The Methylomonas sp. UP202 DNA window CCCAACGCGTCGACCACGCGACCCAGCAGCGCGTCCCCAACCGGCACTTCCAAAATCCGGCCGGTGCATTTGACGGTGTCGCCTTCGGTGATGTCTTGATAACCACCCAACATGACCACACCGACGGAATCGCGTTCCAAGTTCAATGCCATGCCATAAGAGCCGCCGGGAAACTCCAGCATTTCGCCTTGCATTACTTCCGACAATCCGTGAACCCTAACGATACCGTCGGTCACACTGACCACGGTGCCTTCCGTATGGGCTTCGAGGTGGGCGTCGAAATTTTCGATCTTCTTCTTGATCAGATCACTGATTTCTGATGGATTTAATTGCATGTTATTTTCCCGCTCTAACTCTTAAAGTCTTTTGGCTAATTGATGAAGCTGGCCTCTGACGGAACCGTCGATGACTTTATCGCCGGCTCTGGCGAGTATGCCCCCAATTAACGATTTATCGACAGAAACGGCAGCGTTGACTTTTTTGTTCAAGACTTTTTCAAGCATGGCGACATATTTGCCTTGCTCGGCCTTGCTCAACGCGTATGCACTGTACAAGTCGACATTGACATAGCCTTCGTCGTCGGCTTTGTGCTGTTCGAACATTGTCGCAATTTGCGGCAACAGCGACAGCTTGTCGTTGTCTATCAGTATCTTGATCAGATTTTTCGCTTCATCAAGAACATGGTCTCCGCAAATGTCGAAAACCAAGTTCGTAATGTTCTGTTTACCCACTCTAGGGTTATTCAAAATGTCGGACAGGGCCGGTTCCCGTAGCGCCAAAGACAAAAAAGCCAACGAATCGGACCATGCGGCGACAGCGTCGCCCTCCTTGGCACGCTTGAACACAGCTTCGGCATAAGGTCTTGCTAGTGTCGCTAACTCAGCCATGGCCTAACCCAATTGGTCCGCTGCTTTGCTGAGAATATCCTGATGCTTGGCCTTGTCGATTTCTTCTTTCAATATCTGTTCGGCCGCGCGCAACGCCAACGAGGAAACTTCCTTACGCAGACTTTCCCTGGCTTGCAGCAATTCTTGCTCGATTTGGGCCTTGGCCGCTTCCAATAACCGTTCGCCTTCTTTTTTGGCTTGGTCCTTGGCATCCTCGACTAACAGGTTGGCGCGCTTTTGAGCGGCACCGACAATCTCGGAAGATTGCTCCTTGGCTTCCTTCAAGATGGATTTGGCTTTTTTCTCGGCCAATTTGATTTCTTCTTGGCCTCTCTCGGCCGCCGCCAATCCTTCGGCGATCTTTTTTCTGCGCTCTTCCAAAACGCCCAATAGGTATGACCAGACGTACTTCTCGGTGAACCACACCAGAAGCGCGAAGGTAATCATCTGCCCGATTAGGGTTAGATTGATACTCATGAATGTTCCTCGTTATACCGTTGCCCGATTGATTATTGAGGTAAGGCTATGCCGTAACCCCGATCGACAATCTTGCAATTAGCCAGCAACCGCTTGAACAGCCGCCAGGAACGGGTTTGCAAACGCCAACATCAACGCCAGACCCACACCGATCATCGCTACCGCGTCCAACAGACCGGCGATCAAAAACATTTTGCCTTGCAGCATCGGCACCAATTCAGGTTGGCGAGCGGCGGCTTCCAGGAATTTACCGCCCAACAGACCGAAACCAATCGCGGTGCCAATGGCGGCCAAGCCGAGAATAATGCCCACTGCGATTGCGGTAGAGGCTTGAACATTGGCAATTAATGATGCGATTTCCATAGTGTCTCCTAATAAAAGGTAAGTAGTTATAAAGTGAATGAATTAGTGGTCTTCGTGGGCCAAACTCAAATAAACGATAGTCAGGACCATGAAGATGAAGGCTTGCAGCGTGATAACCAGAATGTGAAATATCGCCCAAGGAAAACCCAAGATCGGTTGTATCGCCGGCGGCAGCAACGCGATCAGAATAAAGATCAATTCGCCGGCATACAAGTTACCGAACAACCGCAAACCCAGAGAAATCGGCTTGGCCAGCTCTTCCACGGTTTTCAGGATCAGGTTGAACGGAATCATGACCGGATGATGGAAAGGCGTCAGCGTGAATTCCTTGATGAAACCCAATACGCCCTTAATCTTGATGCTGTAAAAGAAGATCAGCACGAATACGCTCAAAGACAGTGCGAAGGTGCCATTCAAATCGGTACTCGGTACCACGCGCAAATAGGGGATTCCCATCCAGCCGCCCAACATCGGCAACAGGTCCACCGGCAACATGTCCATGGCATTCCACAGGAATACCCAACAGAAAATCGTCAACGCCAGTGGAGCAATCAATTTGCTACGGCCGTGAAACGTGTCCTTCACCTGGGTATCGACGAACTCGATCAACAGCTCGGCGAAATTCTGCGCCAAGCCCGGCACACCGGTAGTTGCCTTGCCGACTACGGACTTAAAAAAGCCCAGAAACAAACCACCCAACACGGCCGAAAAAAACAGAGTATCCAGATGTAGAGCCCAAAAACCCTCGCCTACCGACAGCGGAGTCAAGTGATGGACTATATAACCCGTCGCGCCACCTTCACTAGCCATTTTTCCTCGCAAAAATCTAAACGCGCTACGTCAACAGCGCAAACCAAAATACCGATAATACTGCGGCGTAACCCAACAGCAACATCAAAAAATCGATGGCGGGAATCTGTAACGCCAAGATAAACAGAGCCGCGGTCAAAGCCAATTTAATCGTTTCACCCGAATAAAAGGCATTCACGACTTTTCTGGCGCCGCCATGTCTGACAAGATGCAGCCGGTAAGCAAAATACAGATTCGGTATCAATGCCACCAAACCGCCCAGCAACGCCGACAGCGCGGATTTCCAAGCGCCCATCAATAAAAATCCCGATGCCACCAACGCGGCCATCAGGACCTGTCCAAGCAAGACTTTTCCGACAGTAGAAAACGTATTTCCAACTGCCATCCGCTTCCCCTTTTCTTTTAAGCCGAGGGATTATATCCAGCCCCACCCGCTAAAGCAAGGTAAGGGCTTGGGAAGCCCCGTTCCAACCGGCCCCAGAAACCACAACAATCATCTGTGATTTTAGGTTTTCGGAGTATAAGCAACTGTCATGCCAGCACAAAAAACCCGATTTTCCTGTCAATTTCGACGCCCTCCTTGTTGCGAACCTTACAATTCCGCCGGATCGATGGCGTAAGCCCGACACTGCAAGCATCCTGCCCGAGAAATTTATCGGAATGGAGATAGCCGAGCATCGCTTGGTCCGCCAAACCGATCGCTCACGCCACCCACTATCGGCCAGGCTAAAAATCCGCCGTTAGCCTATCCGGCCGATAATCCCCTCCAGCTCTTCCAAACTACTGTAATTGATCACCAGCTTGCCCTTGCCATTGCTTTGATGGTTGATCTCGACCTTGGCACCAGTGCGTTCGGACAACTCGCGTTGCAATCGCAACGTGTCGGGGTCGGCCTTCTTGGCGACGGCCGGCTTTTCGCCGTGCAACTCCCTGACTAATTTCTCGACGGCGCGCACGGTCAGATGTTGTTTGACGGCCTTATTGGCGATTTCGACTTGCTCGGCTTCATCCAAGCCCAGCAGCGCCCTGGCATGACCCATTTCCAACCGGCCGCGCGCCAGCATGGTTTTGACCTCACCGGCGAGGTCCAGCAAACGCAGCAAATTCGTCACCGTGGTCCGCGACTTGCCAACCGACTCGGCGATCTGCTGATGTGTCAATTCGAATTCGTCGAGCAAGCGATGCAAGGCCTCGGCTTCTTCCAGAGCATTCAAATCCTCGCGCTGGATGTTCTCGATCAAGGCCACCGCCATCACCGAGCGATCATCGATGTCCTTGACGATGACCGGCACCTCGGCGAGTTCCGCCAACTGAGCGGCGCGCCAACGACGCTCGCCGGCAATAATCTCGTATTTATCGCCATCGGTCTTGCGTACGACGATCGGCTGAATGATGCCCTGCGCGGCAATCGAATCCGACAGTTCCTTCAGTTTTTCCGGGTCCATGTCTCGGCGCGGCTGGTATTTGCCGCGCTGCAGAAATTCGATGGGGAGTTTTTGCACGTCTTGCGGCTTCTCGGCGCTAGCCGGCGGCGATACCACGTCGCCGAGCAGCTCGCTCAATCCCCGGCCTAATCCGCGTTTTTTTTGCATCATGATTTGGCAGCCTTGTGTTTTCGTATCAGTTCGCCGGCCAACGCGATATAGGCCACCGCGCCGCGCGAAGCCTTATCGTAGGTCAGCACCGGTACGCCGTGACTCGGCGCTTCGGCCAGCCGAATGTTTCGGGGTATCGTGGTCCTGAACACCTTGTCACCGAAATACTCGATCAATTGGTCGGACACATCCTTGCCGAGGCGACTGCGATTGTCGACCATGGTGCGCAGGATGCCTTCCAGATGCAGGCCGGGGTTGACGCTGTCGCGGATATTACGCAACGTGGACATCAGCGACGACAAGCCTTCGAGCGAGTAATACTCGCACTGCATCGGAATCAGTACGCTATGGGCGGCCACCATGGCGTTCAGCGTCAACATGTTCAAGGACGGCGGGCAGTCGATCAGAACGTAATCGTATTGCTCCTTGACCGGCAGCAAGGCGTCGGCCAGCCGCCGCTCGCGGTGCTGGGCACCCATCAATTTGACTTCGGCGGCGGTCAGATCGGCGTTGCCGGGGATTAGGTCGAAACCCAACTCGCGATTTTTCAGAATGATGCCGGAGACCGGCACCTCTTCCAGCAGCAATTCGCAACTGGAATATTCCAGCTCATCCTTGTTCACGCCGCAGCCCATCGCCGCGTTGCCTTGCGGATCGAGGTCGATCAATAACACCTTACGCTTGGTGGCGGCCAAGGCCGCCGCCAGATTGACGCTGGTCGTGGTTTTGCCGACCCCGCCCTTTTGATTGGTAATCGCGATAATCTTAGCCATGCTTGAGTCCTTGTACCCGAATCAGACAACGCTCGGCGTCTATGCCGGGCACCGTCAGCGGTATCAGTTGAGTTTCGGCGTCGATTCCCGCCAGTTCGTCGCGCGGATTTTGGCCCTTCATCGCCAGCAGGATACCGTCTTCGGCCAGTAAATGGCCGGTCAGCGCGACGATGTCGGGCAACGAAGCGAAAGCGCGAGTCAACACCGCATCGAATCCGGCATCCGGCGCCCATTGCTCGACTCGCGCATGCACGACGTCGACATTGCCCAGCTTTAGTTCCAGCGCGGCCTGCCGCACGAAACGAGTTTTCTTGGAATTGGAGTCAACCAGCGTAAAACGGCAATCCGGCCGGCAAATCGCCAGAGGAATACCCGGCAAACCGGCACCAGTACCGATGTCGGCGATTCGGGTCGGTTTCAAATGCGGCAGAATCGCCAAACTGTCGAGCAAATGCAGACTGACCATCTCCAACGGATCGCGCACGGCGGTCAGATTATAAGCCTTGTTCCACTTAACCATCAGCTGGATGAAGCGCAGCAGTGCGTCGATCTCACTGTCGCTGGTCGGCAAAGCCAAGGCCGTCAAGCCTTGCAGCAGTTTTTCCCGGCAAGCATCCATCAGGCGCTTTTCTTTTTAAGATGCACCAATAACAGCGAAATTGCCGCCGGGGTGATGCCGGGAATCCGCGACGCCTGGCCCAGGGTTTCCGGCCTTTGTTTTTTCAGCTTCTCGCTGACTTCGTTGGACAGTCCAGATACCAGACTGTAATCGACGTTTTCCGGTAGCTTCAAATGCTCGTAGCGCTGAGTTCGGTTGATCTCGGTTTGTTGGCGGTCGATGTAGCCGGCGTATTTGGCCTGGATCGCCACTTGCTCGGCGACTTGTTCGTCGATGTCGCCTTCGTCGCTGAAATGCTGCAATAAATTGTCGACGTCCACTTCCGGCCGGCGCAGCATCTCCATCAGACTGGCTTCCTTGACCAGTTTTTTGCCCCAGATCTGCTCGGCCAGCGCGGCCTCGTCGCTTTCCGCGCGTATCCATTTCTTCGCCAGTTTGCCTTGCAGATTGGCGATAGCTTCGCGCTTTTCTTCGAAGCGTTGCCAGCGTTCGTCGTCCACCAAGCCCAATTCGCGACCTTGTTCGGTCAAACGCAAATCGGCATTGTCCTCGCGCAACTGCAAGCGGTATTCGGCGCGACTGGTGAACATCCGGTAGGGTTCGGCGGTGCCGCGAGTGATCAAATCGTCGATCATCACGCCGATGTAGGCTTCCTCGCGGCCGGGGCACCAACTTTCCAAACCTTTCGCCAATCTTGCCGCGTTCAAACCGGCGATCAAACCTTGAGCGGCGGCTTCTTCGTAACCGGTGGTGCCGTTGATCTGGCCGGCGAAGAACAGCGCATTCATATGCTTGGTTTCCAGCGAGGTTTTCAGATCGCGCGGATCGAAGAAATCGTATTCGATCGCATAGCCTGGCCTGACGATTTCGGCGTTTTCGAAACCCAGCATGGTTCGGATAAAACGGTATTGGATATCGAACGGCAGACTGGTCGAAATGCCGTTCGGATAGACTTCGTTGGTATTCAAACCTTCCGGCTCGACGAAAATCTGATGCGAATCGCGCTCGGCAAAGCGCACCACCTTATCTTCTATCGACGGGCAATAACGCGGGCCGACGCCTTCGATGATGCCGGAATACATCGGCGATCTATCCAGCCCGGAGCGGATGATGTCGTGGGTTTGCTGGTTGGTGCGGGTGATATGACAGCAGATTTGCCTTGGATGCTGTTCGCGGCTGCCCATGAACGAAAATACCGGCAGCGGCGTGTCGCCGTGCTGCTCTTGCAATTTGCCGTAGTCGATGGTCCGGCCGTCGATCCGGGCCGGCGTACCGGTTTTCAAGCGACCGATGCGAAACGGGAGTTCGCGCAGGCGCTGCGCCAAATCGGTCGAAGCCGAATCGCCGGCGCGGCCGCCACTATAATTTTCCAGCCCGATGTGGATGCGGCCGGCCAGAAAGGTACCGGCGGTCAACACCACGGCTTTGGCGCTAAATTCCAAGCCCATCTGGGTTTTAACGCCGGTCACCCGGTCGCCCCGCACGATCAAATCCGAAACCGTTTGTTGAAACAGCGCCAAATTCGGCTGATTTTCCAACGCGGAACGCACCGCCTGTTTATACAGCATCCGATCCGCCTGCGCGCGGGTCGCACGCACCGCCGGCCCCTTGCTGGCGTTCAGAATCCGAAACTGGATGCCGCCTTTATCGATGGCTTTGGCCATGATGCCGCCAAGCGCATCGACCTCTTTCACCAAATGGCCCTTGCCGATGCCGCCGATGGCTGGATTGCAGCTCATTTGCCCCAAGGTTTCGATGTTTTGGGTCAACAGCAGGGTTTGCGCGCCGGTGCGAGCCGCCGCCAGCGCCGCCTCGGTGCCGGCATGGCCGCCGCCGACCACGATCACATCAAAGTCTTTCTGGAATTTCACAGGCAATTCACGCTCGAATAGGGTTAAAATAACACGCTATTTTAATGGCTTACGGAGAAAAAAGCATGAAAAAACAAAAGCAGGGCAAGGGTTTGCATGAACCGCCCACCCATAACCCGGTCGCGAAATTCGCCCACCGTTACAACAAACACCAAATTTTCACCGATAAACGCGCCTACCAACGCAAAGGCAAACACCGCGGGCAGGAGCCCTTTGCCATCGTTTCGGCCGAGCCGATGGCAAAGGGCTTAGCCGAACTAAACCAGCGTGTTCCGACCCGCCTCGGGCCGGTCGGTTCCGCCAGACTACGCTAACCGCCCATCGAGACGATTCCGGCCGCCCCCTGGCCGTACTTTGAGGATTTCCCGCGCAGTGAAAGCAAGCATAGAAGACAAAGTTCAAACCCGAATTCCCACCAAACACGGCGAATTCATCCTGCACTACTACAGCAACAGTCTGGACGACAAGGAACACGTCGCCTTCGTCAAGGGCGAGGTCGCCGGCAAGGACGAGGTACCGGTACGCATACACTCCGAATGCTTCACCGGCGACGTATTGGGTTCGCGGCGTTGCGATTGCGGCGCGCAACTGGACATGGCGCTGGGTCTGATCGAGCAGGCCGGCTGCGGCGTGTTGATTTACCTGCGCCAGGAAGGCCGCGGCATCGGCCTGCTGAAAAAGCTGCAAGCTTACAATTTGCAGGATCAGGGGCTGGACACCGTCGATGCTAATATCAAACTGGGACATCTGGCCGACGAACGCCAATACGACATCGCCGCGCTGATTCTCAGCGCCTTACAGGTACGCTCGATCAATTTGATCACCAACAATCCGCAAAAAATCGACGAACTGACCAAACTGGGCGTAAAGGTTCACGACCGGATCGCCATCGAAACCAGGGTTCACGACGACAACGTCGATTATCTGAAAACCAAGGCTGAACGCATGCGCCACATGCTGAACATGCCCGACAGCGAATAAATCTATGCTGGACCATCTGAAACTACCCGCGTCCGCGCTGAAGCTGACGTTAGACCTGCCGCACCCAACGGCCCCAAACCCGGCGTCCGGCATCCTCGGCCAACAACGCGCCCAGTCGGCGCTGGCCTTCGGCATCGCGATGAAGGCGCCGGGCTACAATATTTTCGTGATGGGCGAACCCGGCACCGGCCGACTGTCGATGGTCAGTCAATATCTCGGCGAACAGGCCGAACGCCAGGAATCGCCGCTGTCCTACGCCTATGTCGAGAATTTCGACAACCCGCGCGAACCGGTCGCTATCGAGCTACCGTCCGGCGAAGGTCATAACTTCGCCAAGGACATCGAAAAATTGATCGACGGCGTCCTGGCCACCTTTCCGGCCTCGTTCGAAAGTCCCAGTTACCAGCAAAAAAAAACCGCGATCGAGCGCCGTTTCAGCCAACGCTATAACAGCGCGATCGATCTGGTTGACAAAAAGGCCCGCGAGATGGATGTCGCGCTTTACCGCGACAACGACGCCATCACCTTTTTGCCGATCCAAAACAACAAGGCGCTGGACGAGGAACAATTCACACTGCTGCCGCAAGCAGAGCGCGACGCCTTCCATCAACACACCGAGGAACTGGAAGAATATCTGAGCGAAGTGTTGCTGGAACTGCCGCAATGGCGGCGGGCATTGGTCGAGGAAATGCGCCAGCTCGACAACGACACCATCAAGCTGGCCTTGGAGCCGCTGTTGGCCGAATTGACAGGCACCTATCAGAACGTCGACGACGTCATCACCTATCTGGCCGAAGTCGAGAAAAACCTGAGTTTGACCATCGGCGACCTACTGATGCCCAGCCGCGGCGGCGAAGGCCGCGAATTCGTCAGCAAACGCCAAATCCTGATCGAGCAATATCTGCCGAATATTCTGGTCGATTGCAAACACGACGGCGTCGGCGCGCCGGTAATTTACGAACCTCATCCGATTTACCAAAACCTGTTCGGCCGCATCG harbors:
- a CDS encoding F0F1 ATP synthase subunit delta; translated protein: MAELATLARPYAEAVFKRAKEGDAVAAWSDSLAFLSLALREPALSDILNNPRVGKQNITNLVFDICGDHVLDEAKNLIKILIDNDKLSLLPQIATMFEQHKADDEGYVNVDLYSAYALSKAEQGKYVAMLEKVLNKKVNAAVSVDKSLIGGILARAGDKVIDGSVRGQLHQLAKRL
- a CDS encoding F0F1 ATP synthase subunit B — translated: MSINLTLIGQMITFALLVWFTEKYVWSYLLGVLEERRKKIAEGLAAAERGQEEIKLAEKKAKSILKEAKEQSSEIVGAAQKRANLLVEDAKDQAKKEGERLLEAAKAQIEQELLQARESLRKEVSSLALRAAEQILKEEIDKAKHQDILSKAADQLG
- the atpE gene encoding F0F1 ATP synthase subunit C — encoded protein: MEIASLIANVQASTAIAVGIILGLAAIGTAIGFGLLGGKFLEAAARQPELVPMLQGKMFLIAGLLDAVAMIGVGLALMLAFANPFLAAVQAVAG
- the atpB gene encoding F0F1 ATP synthase subunit A; amino-acid sequence: MASEGGATGYIVHHLTPLSVGEGFWALHLDTLFFSAVLGGLFLGFFKSVVGKATTGVPGLAQNFAELLIEFVDTQVKDTFHGRSKLIAPLALTIFCWVFLWNAMDMLPVDLLPMLGGWMGIPYLRVVPSTDLNGTFALSLSVFVLIFFYSIKIKGVLGFIKEFTLTPFHHPVMIPFNLILKTVEELAKPISLGLRLFGNLYAGELIFILIALLPPAIQPILGFPWAIFHILVITLQAFIFMVLTIVYLSLAHEDH
- a CDS encoding ATP synthase subunit I; protein product: MLGQVLMAALVASGFLLMGAWKSALSALLGGLVALIPNLYFAYRLHLVRHGGARKVVNAFYSGETIKLALTAALFILALQIPAIDFLMLLLGYAAVLSVFWFALLT
- a CDS encoding ParB/RepB/Spo0J family partition protein, with product MMQKKRGLGRGLSELLGDVVSPPASAEKPQDVQKLPIEFLQRGKYQPRRDMDPEKLKELSDSIAAQGIIQPIVVRKTDGDKYEIIAGERRWRAAQLAELAEVPVIVKDIDDRSVMAVALIENIQREDLNALEEAEALHRLLDEFELTHQQIAESVGKSRTTVTNLLRLLDLAGEVKTMLARGRLEMGHARALLGLDEAEQVEIANKAVKQHLTVRAVEKLVRELHGEKPAVAKKADPDTLRLQRELSERTGAKVEINHQSNGKGKLVINYSSLEELEGIIGRIG
- a CDS encoding ParA family protein → MAKIIAITNQKGGVGKTTTSVNLAAALAATKRKVLLIDLDPQGNAAMGCGVNKDELEYSSCELLLEEVPVSGIILKNRELGFDLIPGNADLTAAEVKLMGAQHRERRLADALLPVKEQYDYVLIDCPPSLNMLTLNAMVAAHSVLIPMQCEYYSLEGLSSLMSTLRNIRDSVNPGLHLEGILRTMVDNRSRLGKDVSDQLIEYFGDKVFRTTIPRNIRLAEAPSHGVPVLTYDKASRGAVAYIALAGELIRKHKAAKS
- the rsmG gene encoding 16S rRNA (guanine(527)-N(7))-methyltransferase RsmG, which encodes MDACREKLLQGLTALALPTSDSEIDALLRFIQLMVKWNKAYNLTAVRDPLEMVSLHLLDSLAILPHLKPTRIADIGTGAGLPGIPLAICRPDCRFTLVDSNSKKTRFVRQAALELKLGNVDVVHARVEQWAPDAGFDAVLTRAFASLPDIVALTGHLLAEDGILLAMKGQNPRDELAGIDAETQLIPLTVPGIDAERCLIRVQGLKHG
- the mnmG gene encoding tRNA uridine-5-carboxymethylaminomethyl(34) synthesis enzyme MnmG, whose product is MKFQKDFDVIVVGGGHAGTEAALAAARTGAQTLLLTQNIETLGQMSCNPAIGGIGKGHLVKEVDALGGIMAKAIDKGGIQFRILNASKGPAVRATRAQADRMLYKQAVRSALENQPNLALFQQTVSDLIVRGDRVTGVKTQMGLEFSAKAVVLTAGTFLAGRIHIGLENYSGGRAGDSASTDLAQRLRELPFRIGRLKTGTPARIDGRTIDYGKLQEQHGDTPLPVFSFMGSREQHPRQICCHITRTNQQTHDIIRSGLDRSPMYSGIIEGVGPRYCPSIEDKVVRFAERDSHQIFVEPEGLNTNEVYPNGISTSLPFDIQYRFIRTMLGFENAEIVRPGYAIEYDFFDPRDLKTSLETKHMNALFFAGQINGTTGYEEAAAQGLIAGLNAARLAKGLESWCPGREEAYIGVMIDDLITRGTAEPYRMFTSRAEYRLQLREDNADLRLTEQGRELGLVDDERWQRFEEKREAIANLQGKLAKKWIRAESDEAALAEQIWGKKLVKEASLMEMLRRPEVDVDNLLQHFSDEGDIDEQVAEQVAIQAKYAGYIDRQQTEINRTQRYEHLKLPENVDYSLVSGLSNEVSEKLKKQRPETLGQASRIPGITPAAISLLLVHLKKKSA
- the ribA gene encoding GTP cyclohydrolase II; this translates as MKASIEDKVQTRIPTKHGEFILHYYSNSLDDKEHVAFVKGEVAGKDEVPVRIHSECFTGDVLGSRRCDCGAQLDMALGLIEQAGCGVLIYLRQEGRGIGLLKKLQAYNLQDQGLDTVDANIKLGHLADERQYDIAALILSALQVRSINLITNNPQKIDELTKLGVKVHDRIAIETRVHDDNVDYLKTKAERMRHMLNMPDSE